A single window of Ignavibacteriota bacterium DNA harbors:
- a CDS encoding TonB-dependent receptor — MKNFILFVLLLMSVNSQIFSQRNLENSIKGKVIDKDAKVALEYSNIILFSQKDSTQSNGTVTNAEGNFIISNVRPGEYFLKISFIGYETTKIENLKIGPRTNIELGDILLKAESFNTKDVVVSGERAAVSYQIDKKVINVSEQLTSLSGNAVDVLENVPSVTVDIDGNVSLRGSSNFTVLIDGKPTILESNEALQNIPASTIENIEIITNPSAKYNPEGTAGIINIITKKNSLEGISGIANLNGGNGTRYGADAVFESKSDPINFSLGLDYSKHLMEGENISETWTLFNGNKYYSSSDGNGNHGRENYGIKSSVAYSLTDNDLFTLNGRYGYRDGTNGSSQNYSRWNVINPVEFNYSTVSDRSRGGYDYSAGLNYNHNFESKTHTLTADLIYQHSNTDEFTSYKQYDLNKIIIDGQEQTEKGPSSSFRIKVDYSYPISEASKFEAGYSSDLDYSNDVNEYFLYDSLTSDFEIQDLFGKDVTYDDNVHAIYSMYSNQISDFGFQLGLRTEYTDRLIKLNRTNEDFAIDKWDYFPSAHFSYKIDSENQLMTSYTRRIQRPRGWELEPFLTWMDSYNVRQGNPALKPEYIDSYELGYQKMFDRSLLSAELYYRINNNKIEFYQTAYSEDITLRAVDNIGKDYSFGSELMFNFDPLKIWNVNLMGNIYNYKIVGEIQETKFDRESFNWNTRLNNSINFGPSTQLQLNLFYNSPTVSAQGRQEDFVMAGAAFRQMFFDKQLALTLQVRDLLGTGKRESTSQSIDFYRYNKFVMESPVVMLNLRFNFNNYKSKNRSDKEGGGMEMEGGGEDF; from the coding sequence ATGAAAAATTTTATACTTTTTGTTCTTCTATTAATGTCGGTTAACTCACAAATTTTTTCACAAAGAAATTTAGAAAATTCAATTAAAGGGAAAGTGATTGATAAAGATGCGAAAGTTGCTTTGGAATATTCTAATATAATACTATTCAGTCAAAAAGACAGCACGCAGTCAAACGGTACCGTTACAAATGCCGAGGGTAATTTTATAATTTCTAATGTCCGTCCCGGTGAATATTTTCTAAAAATTAGTTTTATTGGTTACGAAACAACTAAAATAGAAAATTTAAAAATTGGTCCGCGGACAAATATTGAATTAGGCGATATATTATTAAAAGCCGAATCTTTTAATACAAAAGATGTTGTTGTTAGCGGAGAAAGAGCTGCTGTTTCATACCAAATAGATAAAAAAGTAATAAACGTAAGCGAACAATTGACTTCCCTTTCTGGAAATGCGGTAGATGTTTTAGAAAATGTTCCTTCCGTAACAGTTGATATTGATGGAAATGTAAGTCTAAGAGGAAGTTCCAATTTTACTGTTTTGATTGATGGAAAACCAACCATATTAGAATCAAATGAAGCACTTCAGAATATTCCCGCAAGTACAATTGAAAATATCGAAATTATTACAAATCCTTCGGCAAAATATAATCCGGAAGGAACCGCGGGTATTATCAATATTATCACAAAGAAAAATTCACTGGAAGGAATAAGCGGAATTGCAAATTTAAATGGAGGAAATGGAACGCGATACGGTGCAGACGCAGTTTTTGAATCCAAAAGTGATCCAATTAATTTTAGTTTAGGTTTAGATTATAGTAAACATCTAATGGAAGGTGAAAATATTTCCGAAACTTGGACTTTATTTAACGGAAACAAGTATTACAGTTCTTCTGATGGAAATGGAAATCATGGCAGAGAAAATTATGGTATAAAGAGTTCTGTTGCTTACAGCTTAACTGATAATGACCTTTTTACACTAAACGGACGTTATGGTTACCGTGATGGAACGAACGGCTCTTCTCAAAATTATTCTCGTTGGAATGTTATTAATCCGGTGGAATTTAATTATTCAACCGTCAGCGATAGATCAAGAGGCGGTTATGATTATAGCGCAGGCTTAAATTATAATCATAATTTTGAAAGTAAAACACACACTTTAACAGCAGATTTAATTTATCAGCATAGTAATACAGATGAATTTACATCATACAAACAATATGATTTGAATAAGATTATTATTGACGGTCAGGAGCAAACAGAAAAAGGACCTTCTTCATCATTTAGAATTAAAGTTGATTATTCTTATCCAATTTCAGAAGCGTCAAAATTTGAAGCCGGTTATAGTTCAGATTTGGATTACTCAAATGATGTTAATGAATATTTTCTTTATGATTCATTAACTTCTGATTTTGAAATACAAGATCTTTTCGGAAAAGATGTAACCTACGATGACAATGTACACGCAATTTATTCTATGTATTCAAACCAAATAAGTGATTTTGGATTTCAATTAGGATTAAGGACTGAATACACAGATAGACTTATAAAACTAAATAGAACCAATGAGGACTTTGCGATTGATAAATGGGACTATTTTCCTTCAGCGCATTTTTCTTATAAAATTGATTCTGAAAATCAATTAATGACAAGCTATACAAGAAGAATTCAAAGACCTAGGGGTTGGGAACTTGAACCGTTTTTAACTTGGATGGATTCTTATAATGTACGACAAGGAAATCCCGCGTTGAAACCTGAATATATTGATTCATACGAACTTGGCTATCAAAAAATGTTCGATAGAAGTTTATTATCCGCAGAATTATATTACAGAATAAATAATAATAAAATTGAATTCTACCAAACAGCATATTCCGAAGATATAACATTAAGAGCGGTCGATAATATTGGGAAGGATTATTCGTTCGGAAGTGAACTAATGTTTAATTTCGATCCATTAAAAATATGGAATGTAAACTTAATGGGTAATATTTATAATTATAAAATCGTTGGTGAAATTCAAGAAACTAAATTTGATAGGGAAAGTTTTAATTGGAATACAAGATTAAACAATAGTATTAATTTTGGACCGTCAACTCAATTACAGTTGAATTTGTTTTATAATAGTCCTACGGTTTCTGCTCAAGGTAGACAAGAAGATTTTGTTATGGCGGGTGCCGCATTCCGACAAATGTTTTTTGATAAACAGCTTGCTTTAACTTTGCAAGTCAGAGATTTACTTGGTACAGGAAAAAGAGAATCAACCTCTCAATCAATTGATTTTTATAGATATAATAAATTTGTGATGGAATCCCCGGTTGTAATGTTAAACCTTAGATTTAATTTTAACAACTACAAATCAAAAAATCGCTCAGATAAAGAAGGCGGCGGAATGGAAATGGAAGGCGGTGGAGAGGATTTTTAA
- a CDS encoding thiolase family protein, producing MREVYIIDAVRTPVGSFMGSLSTLPAVKLGSIVIKALIERNKLNYNDVDEVIMGNVIQSGEGQAPARQAALGAGLNNSVQCMTINKVCGSGLKSVMLASQAIALGDAETIIAGGMECMSQIPYYIKNIRNGYKMGDQQLIDGLLDDGLVDAYDKIHMGNIAEICADEYKITRQEQDDFAIESYKRALKSIEEKKFANEIIPVEIQTKKGNVIIDTDEDPQIVNFEKLKTLKPVFKKDGTITAANASSINDGASAILLVSKEKAEMMNLKPIAKIIAQSSAAKDPKWFTTAPIDAIKKVLNKADLKIEDIDLFEINEAFAVVSLVVNKELGLDSAKVNIKGGAVALGHPIGASGSRILTTLLHSLKETNSKYGLASLCIGGGEASALIVERM from the coding sequence ATAAGAGAAGTTTATATAATAGATGCAGTAAGAACACCAGTTGGTTCCTTTATGGGCAGCTTAAGCACTTTACCGGCAGTAAAATTGGGAAGTATAGTTATTAAAGCTTTAATTGAGAGAAATAAGCTTAATTATAATGATGTTGATGAAGTTATTATGGGTAATGTTATACAGTCCGGTGAAGGACAAGCACCGGCAAGACAAGCAGCTCTTGGTGCAGGATTAAACAATTCAGTTCAGTGTATGACGATAAATAAAGTATGCGGTTCAGGACTTAAATCAGTTATGCTGGCTTCACAGGCTATAGCGCTTGGTGATGCCGAAACTATAATTGCAGGTGGAATGGAATGTATGTCGCAAATTCCATATTATATTAAAAACATTCGTAATGGATATAAAATGGGAGATCAACAATTAATTGATGGCTTGCTGGATGACGGTTTAGTTGACGCGTATGATAAAATTCATATGGGAAATATTGCGGAAATTTGTGCGGATGAATATAAAATTACCAGACAAGAGCAGGATGACTTTGCAATTGAAAGTTATAAAAGAGCATTAAAAAGTATAGAAGAAAAAAAGTTCGCGAATGAAATTATTCCAGTTGAAATACAAACAAAAAAAGGAAATGTTATTATTGATACCGATGAAGATCCTCAAATAGTAAATTTTGAAAAATTAAAAACACTAAAACCCGTATTTAAAAAAGATGGAACGATTACAGCTGCGAATGCTTCTTCAATTAATGATGGAGCTTCGGCAATTTTACTTGTCAGCAAAGAAAAAGCGGAAATGATGAACCTAAAACCAATTGCAAAAATTATTGCTCAAAGTTCCGCAGCAAAAGACCCTAAATGGTTTACAACCGCTCCAATAGACGCTATAAAAAAAGTATTGAATAAAGCTGATCTAAAAATTGAAGATATTGATTTATTTGAAATCAATGAAGCGTTTGCAGTCGTCTCACTCGTTGTAAATAAAGAATTAGGTTTAGATTCCGCGAAAGTAAATATTAAAGGAGGAGCCGTGGCATTGGGTCATCCTATCGGAGCAAGCGGATCAAGAATATTAACAACTTTACTCCACTCACTTAAAGAAACCAATTCAAAATACGGATTAGCATCATTATGTATTGGCGGAGGAGAAGCTTCAGCTTTGATAGTTGAAAGAATGTAA